A genomic stretch from Telopea speciosissima isolate NSW1024214 ecotype Mountain lineage chromosome 7, Tspe_v1, whole genome shotgun sequence includes:
- the LOC122668460 gene encoding phospholipase A1-Ialpha2, chloroplastic-like — protein sequence MASASFIANLNPNPNPLTVFSDIQVYNNPSRHSSSLGKVKLPNWSSTLSANRQSITAFSVAPRLAAPVPVVISETSSSLAHVWKEIQGSNNWENLIEPLNPLLRDEIIKYGELVTACYKAFDFDPNSKRHLNCKYGKKSILKEVGLEESGYEVTKYIYATPDINVPIQNVECCARWIGYVAVSNDDAVRRLGRRDILVTFRGTVTNPEWIANFMSSLTPARLDPINPRPEVKVESGFLSLYTSEDSNRRFGFGSCREQLLSEVSRLVNKYKDEEVSITFAGHSMGSALALLLAYDIAELGLNTDDSNRKIPLTVYSFAGPRVGNPGFKERCEELGVKVLRVVNINDPITKLPGVLFNENFRVWGERYELPWSCSCYAHVGVELALDFFKMQNPSCVHDLETYINLLKCPKRVQAQRDGEDLMNKAKEWFLSAQKLDTWSWQNAAKSIMANFNV from the coding sequence ATGGCTTCAGCTTCTTTCATAGCAAAtttaaacccaaacccaaacccacttACAGTTTTTTCTGATATTCAAGTTTATAATAACCCTAGTAGacactcttcttctcttgggaAAGTTAAATTACCAAATTGGAGTTCAACCTTGTCAGCAAACAGACAATCCATTACTGCCTTCTCAGTTGCACCAAGGCTTGCTGCACCTGTACCTGTTGTTATATCAGAAACCAGTTCTTCTTTAGCTCATGTTTGGAAAGAGATTCAAGGTTCCAACAATTGGGAAAATCTAATTGAACCCTTGAATCCTCTCCTACGTGATGAGATTATTAAGTATGGTGAGCTTGTTACAGCATGTTACAAAGCTTTTGATTTCGATCCAAACTCGAAACGCCACTTGAATTGTAAGTATGGGAAGAAGAGTATATTAAAAGAAGTTGGTCTTGAAGAATCTGGTTATGAAGTAACCAAATACATCTATGCAACACCTGACATCAATGTTCCAATCCAAAATGTTGAGTGTTGTGCTCGTTGGATTGGTTATGTTGCTGTTTCAAATGATGATGCTGTAAGAAGGCTTGGAAGAAGAGATATTCTTGTTACATTTCGTGGAACTGTGACAAATCCAGAGTGGATTGCCAATTTTATGAGTTCTTTGACACCGGCGAGATTAGACCCTATTAACCCTAGGCCTGAAGTGAAGGTGGAGTCTGGATTTCTAAGCTTATATACATCAGAAGACAGCAATCGtcgatttgggtttgggagttgTCGAGAACAGCTTCTTTCCGAAGTTTCTCGTCTTGTTAACAAGTATAAGGATGAAGAGGTGAGTATAACATTTGCTGGACATAGTATGGGAAGTGCCCTAGCTCTTCTTCTAGCATATGATATCGCCGAGCTCGGTTTGAATACCGATGATTCAAATCGAAAAATACCTCTCACAGTATACTCATTTGCTGGTCCTAGAGTAGGGAATCCTGGTTTCAAGGAGAGATGTGAGGAGTTGGGTGTTAAGGTTCTAAGAGTAGTGAATATCAATGACCCAATTACAAAGCTACCTGGGGTTCTCTTCAATgagaattttagggtttggggagagAGATATGAACTCCCATGGAGCTGTTCATGTTATGCTCATGTGGGAGTTGAGTTAGCTCTTGATTTCTTTAAGATGCAAAACCCTTCATGTGTTCATGACTTGGAAACCTATATCAACTTATTGAAATGTCCTAAGAGGGTTCAAGctcaaagagatggagaagatcttatgAACAAAGCAAAGGAGTGGTTTTTGAGTGCACAGAAGTTGGACACTTGGTCATGGCAAAATGCTGCAAAGAGCATCATGGCTAACTTCAATGTCTAA